From Stigmatopora argus isolate UIUO_Sarg chromosome 14, RoL_Sarg_1.0, whole genome shotgun sequence, the proteins below share one genomic window:
- the LOC144088672 gene encoding uncharacterized protein LOC144088672 isoform X4 produces the protein MDGRTAWTDGMDGRHGRTDGRHGRTAGTDGRHGRHGRHGRHGRHGRHGRHGRHGRHGRTEGSRLEPFFPPWTFGHERTAKMDGRDGRTAGTDGRQGRTAGTDGRDRRRDQGTDGRDRQRDQAITFHPLRTFWRGRTARTDGRQGQRQLRVLHGHSELAQFFKRFGWKESCRCLLTSARQTFSTVARIWLLSGGDAINPSEQIANEPAACPRGHLETTNFVIRCCV, from the exons atggatggacggacggcatggacggacggcatggacggacggcatggacggacggacggacggcatggacggacggcagggacggacgg acggcacggacggcacggacggcacggacggcacggacggcacggacggcacggacggcacggacggcacggacggcacggacggacagagggatcaag acttgaacctttttttcccccgtggacttttgggcatgaacggacggcaaagatggacggcagggacggacggacggcagggacggacggacggcagggacggacggcagggacggacggcagggacagacggagggatcaag ggacggacggcagggacagacagagggatcaag CTATAACTTTCCACCCCCTGCGGACTTTTTGGcgtggacggacggcacggactgaTGGACGACAGGGACAGAGACAACTGCG CGTGCTTCACGG acactctgaattggctcaattcttcaaacgttttggttggaaggag tcttgtcgttgtttgctaacatctgccaggcaaaccttttctacagtcgccaggatttggttgctctcgggaggagatgccataaatccatcagagcagattgccaacgaacctgccgcatgtccccgaggacatctcgagacgaccaatttcgtcatacgctgctgtgtatga
- the LOC144088672 gene encoding uncharacterized protein LOC144088672 isoform X2, with product MDGRHGRTAWTDGMDGRTDGMDGRQGRTDGTDGTDGTDGTDGTDGTDGTDGTDGTDGQRDQDLNLFFPRGLLGMNGRQRWTAGTDGRQGRTDGRDGRQGRTAGTDGGIKTFGHGRTAGTDGRDRQRDQAITFHPLRTFWRGRTARTDGRQGQRQLRVLHGHSELAQFFKRFGWKESCRCLLTSARQTFSTVARIWLLSGGDAINPSEQIANEPAACPRGHLETTNFVIRCCV from the exons atggacggacggcatggacggacggcatggacggacggcatggacggacggacggacggcatggacggacggcagggacggacgg acggcacggacggcacggacggcacggacggcacggacggcacggacggcacggacggcacggacggcacggacggcacggacggacagagggatcaag acttgaacctttttttcccccgtggacttttgggcatgaacggacggcaaagatggacggcagggacggacggacggcagggacggacggacggcagggacggacggcagggacggacggcagggacagacggagggatcaa gacttttgggcatggacggacggcagggacggacggcagggacagacagagggatcaag CTATAACTTTCCACCCCCTGCGGACTTTTTGGcgtggacggacggcacggactgaTGGACGACAGGGACAGAGACAACTGCG CGTGCTTCACGG acactctgaattggctcaattcttcaaacgttttggttggaaggag tcttgtcgttgtttgctaacatctgccaggcaaaccttttctacagtcgccaggatttggttgctctcgggaggagatgccataaatccatcagagcagattgccaacgaacctgccgcatgtccccgaggacatctcgagacgaccaatttcgtcatacgctgctgtgtatga
- the LOC144088672 gene encoding uncharacterized protein LOC144088672 isoform X14 gives MDGRHGRTAWTDGMDGRTDGMDGRQGRTDGTDGTDGTDGTDGTDGTDGTDGTDGTDGQRDQDLNLFFPRGLLGMNGRQRWTAGTDGRQGRTDGRDGRQGRTAGTDGGIKAWTDGRDGRQGQTEGSRDRDNCACFTDTLNWLNSSNVLVGRRQTFSTVARIWLLSGGDAINPSEQIANEPAACPRGHLETTNFVIRCCV, from the exons atggacggacggcatggacggacggcatggacggacggcatggacggacggacggacggcatggacggacggcagggacggacgg acggcacggacggcacggacggcacggacggcacggacggcacggacggcacggacggcacggacggcacggacggcacggacggacagagggatcaag acttgaacctttttttcccccgtggacttttgggcatgaacggacggcaaagatggacggcagggacggacggacggcagggacggacggacggcagggacggacggcagggacggacggcagggacagacggagggatcaa ggcatggacggacggcagggacggacggcagggacagacagagggatcaag GGACAGAGACAACTGCG CGTGCTTCACGG acactctgaattggctcaattcttcaaacgttttggttggaaggag gcaaaccttttctacagtcgccaggatttggttgctctcgggaggagatgccataaatccatcagagcagattgccaacgaacctgccgcatgtccccgaggacatctcgagacgaccaatttcgtcatacgctgctgtgtatga
- the LOC144088672 gene encoding uncharacterized protein LOC144088672 isoform X20 yields MDGRHGRTAWTDGMDGRTDGMDGRQGRTDGTDGTDGTDGTDGTDGTDGTDGTDGTDGQRDQDLNLFFPRGLLGMNGRQRWTAGTDGRQGRTDGRDGRQGRTAGTDGGIKTFGHGRTAGTDGRDRQRDQGTETTARASRTL; encoded by the exons atggacggacggcatggacggacggcatggacggacggcatggacggacggacggacggcatggacggacggcagggacggacgg acggcacggacggcacggacggcacggacggcacggacggcacggacggcacggacggcacggacggcacggacggcacggacggacagagggatcaag acttgaacctttttttcccccgtggacttttgggcatgaacggacggcaaagatggacggcagggacggacggacggcagggacggacggacggcagggacggacggcagggacggacggcagggacagacggagggatcaa gacttttgggcatggacggacggcagggacggacggcagggacagacagagggatcaag GGACAGAGACAACTGCG CGTGCTTCACGG acactctga
- the LOC144088672 gene encoding uncharacterized protein LOC144088672 isoform X12, whose translation MDGRHGRTAWTDGMDGRTDGMDGRQGRTDGTDGTDGTDGTDGTDGTDGTDGTDGTDGQRDQDLNLFFPRGLLGMNGRQRWTAGTDGRQGRTDGRDGRQGRTAGTDGGIKGRTAGTDRGIKGQRQLRVLHGHSELAQFFKRFGWKESCRCLLTSARQTFSTVARIWLLSGGDAINPSEQIANEPAACPRGHLETTNFVIRCCV comes from the exons atggacggacggcatggacggacggcatggacggacggcatggacggacggacggacggcatggacggacggcagggacggacgg acggcacggacggcacggacggcacggacggcacggacggcacggacggcacggacggcacggacggcacggacggcacggacggacagagggatcaag acttgaacctttttttcccccgtggacttttgggcatgaacggacggcaaagatggacggcagggacggacggacggcagggacggacggacggcagggacggacggcagggacggacggcagggacagacggagggatcaag ggacggacggcagggacagacagagggatcaag GGACAGAGACAACTGCG CGTGCTTCACGG acactctgaattggctcaattcttcaaacgttttggttggaaggag tcttgtcgttgtttgctaacatctgccaggcaaaccttttctacagtcgccaggatttggttgctctcgggaggagatgccataaatccatcagagcagattgccaacgaacctgccgcatgtccccgaggacatctcgagacgaccaatttcgtcatacgctgctgtgtatga
- the LOC144088672 gene encoding uncharacterized protein LOC144088672 isoform X6: MDGRHGRTAWTDGMDGRTDGMDGRQGRTDGTDGTDGTDGTDGTDGTDGTDGTDGTDGQRDQDLNLFFPRGLLGMNGRQRWTAGTDGRQGRTDGRDGRQGRTAGTDGGIKTFGHGRTAGTDGRDRQRDQGRGRTARTDGRQGQRQLRVLHGHSELAQFFKRFGWKESCRCLLTSARQTFSTVARIWLLSGGDAINPSEQIANEPAACPRGHLETTNFVIRCCV, translated from the exons atggacggacggcatggacggacggcatggacggacggcatggacggacggacggacggcatggacggacggcagggacggacgg acggcacggacggcacggacggcacggacggcacggacggcacggacggcacggacggcacggacggcacggacggcacggacggacagagggatcaag acttgaacctttttttcccccgtggacttttgggcatgaacggacggcaaagatggacggcagggacggacggacggcagggacggacggacggcagggacggacggcagggacggacggcagggacagacggagggatcaa gacttttgggcatggacggacggcagggacggacggcagggacagacagagggatcaag GGcgtggacggacggcacggactgaTGGACGACAGGGACAGAGACAACTGCG CGTGCTTCACGG acactctgaattggctcaattcttcaaacgttttggttggaaggag tcttgtcgttgtttgctaacatctgccaggcaaaccttttctacagtcgccaggatttggttgctctcgggaggagatgccataaatccatcagagcagattgccaacgaacctgccgcatgtccccgaggacatctcgagacgaccaatttcgtcatacgctgctgtgtatga
- the LOC144088672 gene encoding uncharacterized protein LOC144088672 isoform X5, whose product MDGRHGRTAWTDGMDGRTDGMDGRQGRTDGTDGTDGTDGTDGTDGTDGTDGTDGTDGQRDQDLNLFFPRGLLGMNGRQRWTAGTDGRQGRTDGRDGRQGRTAGTDGGIKAWTDGRDGRQGQTEGSRDRDNCGESATPAGPCRRPIASRAHSTRVCSLSACFTDTLNWLNSSNVLVGRRQTFSTVARIWLLSGGDAINPSEQIANEPAACPRGHLETTNFVIRCCV is encoded by the exons atggacggacggcatggacggacggcatggacggacggcatggacggacggacggacggcatggacggacggcagggacggacgg acggcacggacggcacggacggcacggacggcacggacggcacggacggcacggacggcacggacggcacggacggcacggacggacagagggatcaag acttgaacctttttttcccccgtggacttttgggcatgaacggacggcaaagatggacggcagggacggacggacggcagggacggacggacggcagggacggacggcagggacggacggcagggacagacggagggatcaa ggcatggacggacggcagggacggacggcagggacagacagagggatcaag GGACAGAGACAACTGCGGTGAGTCGGCCACGCCCGCCGGCCCGTGCCGTCGTCCAATCGCAAGCCGAGCCCATTCCACCCGTGTTTGCTCTCTTTCAGCGTGCTTCACGG acactctgaattggctcaattcttcaaacgttttggttggaaggag gcaaaccttttctacagtcgccaggatttggttgctctcgggaggagatgccataaatccatcagagcagattgccaacgaacctgccgcatgtccccgaggacatctcgagacgaccaatttcgtcatacgctgctgtgtatga
- the LOC144088672 gene encoding uncharacterized protein LOC144088672 isoform X13, which produces MDGRHGRTAWTDGMDGRTDGMDGRQGRTDGTDGTDGTDGTDGTDGTDGTDGTDGTDGQRDQDGRQGRTDGRDGRTAGTDGRDGRQGQTEGSRDGRQGQTEGSRDRDNCGESATPAGPCRRPIASRAHSTRVCSLSACFTDTLNWLNSSNVLVGRRQTFSTVARIWLLSGGDAINPSEQIANEPAACPRGHLETTNFVIRCCV; this is translated from the exons atggacggacggcatggacggacggcatggacggacggcatggacggacggacggacggcatggacggacggcagggacggacgg acggcacggacggcacggacggcacggacggcacggacggcacggacggcacggacggcacggacggcacggacggcacggacggacagagggatcaag atggacggcagggacggacggacggcagggacggacggacggcagggacggacggcagggacggacggcagggacagacggagggatcaag ggacggacggcagggacagacagagggatcaag GGACAGAGACAACTGCGGTGAGTCGGCCACGCCCGCCGGCCCGTGCCGTCGTCCAATCGCAAGCCGAGCCCATTCCACCCGTGTTTGCTCTCTTTCAGCGTGCTTCACGG acactctgaattggctcaattcttcaaacgttttggttggaaggag gcaaaccttttctacagtcgccaggatttggttgctctcgggaggagatgccataaatccatcagagcagattgccaacgaacctgccgcatgtccccgaggacatctcgagacgaccaatttcgtcatacgctgctgtgtatga
- the LOC144088672 gene encoding uncharacterized protein LOC144088672 isoform X18: MDGRHGRTAWTDGMDGRTDGMDGRQGRTDGTDGTDGTDGTDGTDGTDGTDGTDGTDGQRDQDGRQGRTDGRDGRTAGTDGRDGRQGQTEGSRDGRQGQTEGSRDRDNCACFTDTLNWLNSSNVLVGRRQTFSTVARIWLLSGGDAINPSEQIANEPAACPRGHLETTNFVIRCCV, translated from the exons atggacggacggcatggacggacggcatggacggacggcatggacggacggacggacggcatggacggacggcagggacggacgg acggcacggacggcacggacggcacggacggcacggacggcacggacggcacggacggcacggacggcacggacggcacggacggacagagggatcaag atggacggcagggacggacggacggcagggacggacggacggcagggacggacggcagggacggacggcagggacagacggagggatcaag ggacggacggcagggacagacagagggatcaag GGACAGAGACAACTGCG CGTGCTTCACGG acactctgaattggctcaattcttcaaacgttttggttggaaggag gcaaaccttttctacagtcgccaggatttggttgctctcgggaggagatgccataaatccatcagagcagattgccaacgaacctgccgcatgtccccgaggacatctcgagacgaccaatttcgtcatacgctgctgtgtatga
- the LOC144088672 gene encoding uncharacterized protein LOC144088672 isoform X9, whose product MDGRHGRTAWTDGMDGRTDGMDGRQGRTDGTDGTDGTDGTDGTDGTDGTDGTDGTDGQRDQDLNLFFPRGLLGMNGRQRWTAGTDGRQGRTDGRDGRQGRTAGTDGGIKGRTAGTDRGIKGVDGRHGLMDDRDRDNCACFTDTLNWLNSSNVLVGRRQTFSTVARIWLLSGGDAINPSEQIANEPAACPRGHLETTNFVIRCCV is encoded by the exons atggacggacggcatggacggacggcatggacggacggcatggacggacggacggacggcatggacggacggcagggacggacgg acggcacggacggcacggacggcacggacggcacggacggcacggacggcacggacggcacggacggcacggacggcacggacggacagagggatcaag acttgaacctttttttcccccgtggacttttgggcatgaacggacggcaaagatggacggcagggacggacggacggcagggacggacggacggcagggacggacggcagggacggacggcagggacagacggagggatcaag ggacggacggcagggacagacagagggatcaag GGcgtggacggacggcacggactgaTGGACGACAGGGACAGAGACAACTGCG CGTGCTTCACGG acactctgaattggctcaattcttcaaacgttttggttggaaggag gcaaaccttttctacagtcgccaggatttggttgctctcgggaggagatgccataaatccatcagagcagattgccaacgaacctgccgcatgtccccgaggacatctcgagacgaccaatttcgtcatacgctgctgtgtatga
- the LOC144088672 gene encoding uncharacterized protein LOC144088672 isoform X19 yields the protein MDGRHGRTAWTDGMDGRTDGMDGRQGRTDGTDGTDGTDGTDGTDGTDGTDGTDGTDGQRDQDLNLFFPRGLLGMNGRQRWTAGTDGRQGRTDGRDGRQGRTAGTDGGIKGRTAGTDRGIKGVDGRHGLMDDRDRDNCACFTDTLNWLNSSNVLVGRSLVVVC from the exons atggacggacggcatggacggacggcatggacggacggcatggacggacggacggacggcatggacggacggcagggacggacgg acggcacggacggcacggacggcacggacggcacggacggcacggacggcacggacggcacggacggcacggacggcacggacggacagagggatcaag acttgaacctttttttcccccgtggacttttgggcatgaacggacggcaaagatggacggcagggacggacggacggcagggacggacggacggcagggacggacggcagggacggacggcagggacagacggagggatcaag ggacggacggcagggacagacagagggatcaag GGcgtggacggacggcacggactgaTGGACGACAGGGACAGAGACAACTGCG CGTGCTTCACGG acactctgaattggctcaattcttcaaacgttttggttggaaggag tcttgtcgttgtttgctaa
- the LOC144088672 gene encoding uncharacterized protein LOC144088672 isoform X3: MDGRHGRTAWTDGMDGRTDGMDGRQGRTDGTDGTDGTDGTDGTDGTDGTDGTDGTDGQRDQDLNLFFPRGLLGMNGRQRWTAGTDGRQGRTDGRDGRQGRTAGTDGGIKTFGHGRTAGTDGRDRQRDQAITFHPLRTFWRGRTARTDGRQGQRQLRVLHGHSELAQFFKRFGWKEANLFYSRQDLVALGRRCHKSIRADCQRTCRMSPRTSRDDQFRHTLLCMMTIRLLMIR; this comes from the exons atggacggacggcatggacggacggcatggacggacggcatggacggacggacggacggcatggacggacggcagggacggacgg acggcacggacggcacggacggcacggacggcacggacggcacggacggcacggacggcacggacggcacggacggcacggacggacagagggatcaag acttgaacctttttttcccccgtggacttttgggcatgaacggacggcaaagatggacggcagggacggacggacggcagggacggacggacggcagggacggacggcagggacggacggcagggacagacggagggatcaa gacttttgggcatggacggacggcagggacggacggcagggacagacagagggatcaag CTATAACTTTCCACCCCCTGCGGACTTTTTGGcgtggacggacggcacggactgaTGGACGACAGGGACAGAGACAACTGCG CGTGCTTCACGG acactctgaattggctcaattcttcaaacgttttggttggaaggag gcaaaccttttctacagtcgccaggatttggttgctctcgggaggagatgccataaatccatcagagcagattgccaacgaacctgccgcatgtccccgaggacatctcgagacgaccaatttcgtcatacgctgctgtgtatgatgacaattaggcttttgatgattcgatga
- the LOC144088672 gene encoding uncharacterized protein LOC144088672 isoform X7 gives MDGRHGRTAWTDGMDGRTDGMDGRQGRTDGTDGTDGTDGTDGTDGTDGTDGTDGTDGQRDQDLNLFFPRGLLGMNGRQRWTAGTDGRQGRTDGRDGRQGRTAGTDGGIKTFGHGRTAGTDGRDRQRDQGRGRTARTDGRQGQRQLRVLHGHSELAQFFKRFGWKEANLFYSRQDLVALGRRCHKSIRADCQRTCRMSPRTSRDDQFRHTLLCMMTIRLLMIR, from the exons atggacggacggcatggacggacggcatggacggacggcatggacggacggacggacggcatggacggacggcagggacggacgg acggcacggacggcacggacggcacggacggcacggacggcacggacggcacggacggcacggacggcacggacggcacggacggacagagggatcaag acttgaacctttttttcccccgtggacttttgggcatgaacggacggcaaagatggacggcagggacggacggacggcagggacggacggacggcagggacggacggcagggacggacggcagggacagacggagggatcaa gacttttgggcatggacggacggcagggacggacggcagggacagacagagggatcaag GGcgtggacggacggcacggactgaTGGACGACAGGGACAGAGACAACTGCG CGTGCTTCACGG acactctgaattggctcaattcttcaaacgttttggttggaaggag gcaaaccttttctacagtcgccaggatttggttgctctcgggaggagatgccataaatccatcagagcagattgccaacgaacctgccgcatgtccccgaggacatctcgagacgaccaatttcgtcatacgctgctgtgtatgatgacaattaggcttttgatgattcgatga
- the LOC144088672 gene encoding uncharacterized protein LOC144088672 isoform X8 translates to MDGRHGRTAWTDGMDGRTDGMDGRQGRTDGTDGTDGTDGTDGTDGTDGTDGTDGTDGQRDQDGRQGRTDGRDGRTAGTDGRDGRQGQTEGSRHGRTAGTDGRDRQRDQAITFHPLRTFWRGRTARTDGRQGQRQLRVLHGHSELAQFFKRFGWKESCRCLLTSARQTFSTVARIWLLSGGDAINPSEQIANEPAACPRGHLETTNFVIRCCV, encoded by the exons atggacggacggcatggacggacggcatggacggacggcatggacggacggacggacggcatggacggacggcagggacggacgg acggcacggacggcacggacggcacggacggcacggacggcacggacggcacggacggcacggacggcacggacggcacggacggacagagggatcaag atggacggcagggacggacggacggcagggacggacggacggcagggacggacggcagggacggacggcagggacagacggagggatcaa ggcatggacggacggcagggacggacggcagggacagacagagggatcaag CTATAACTTTCCACCCCCTGCGGACTTTTTGGcgtggacggacggcacggactgaTGGACGACAGGGACAGAGACAACTGCG CGTGCTTCACGG acactctgaattggctcaattcttcaaacgttttggttggaaggag tcttgtcgttgtttgctaacatctgccaggcaaaccttttctacagtcgccaggatttggttgctctcgggaggagatgccataaatccatcagagcagattgccaacgaacctgccgcatgtccccgaggacatctcgagacgaccaatttcgtcatacgctgctgtgtatga
- the LOC144088672 gene encoding uncharacterized protein LOC144088672 isoform X15 produces the protein MDGRHGRTAWTDGMDGRTDGMDGRQGRTDGTDGTDGTDGTDGTDGTDGTDGTDGTDGQRDQDGRQGRTDGRDGRTAGTDGRDGRQGQTEGSRDGRQGQTEGSRRGRTARTDGRQGQRQLRVLHGHSELAQFFKRFGWKESCRCLLTSARQTFSTVARIWLLSGGDAINPSEQIANEPAACPRGHLETTNFVIRCCV, from the exons atggacggacggcatggacggacggcatggacggacggcatggacggacggacggacggcatggacggacggcagggacggacgg acggcacggacggcacggacggcacggacggcacggacggcacggacggcacggacggcacggacggcacggacggcacggacggacagagggatcaag atggacggcagggacggacggacggcagggacggacggacggcagggacggacggcagggacggacggcagggacagacggagggatcaag ggacggacggcagggacagacagagggatcaa GGcgtggacggacggcacggactgaTGGACGACAGGGACAGAGACAACTGCG CGTGCTTCACGG acactctgaattggctcaattcttcaaacgttttggttggaaggag tcttgtcgttgtttgctaacatctgccaggcaaaccttttctacagtcgccaggatttggttgctctcgggaggagatgccataaatccatcagagcagattgccaacgaacctgccgcatgtccccgaggacatctcgagacgaccaatttcgtcatacgctgctgtgtatga
- the LOC144088672 gene encoding uncharacterized protein LOC144088672 isoform X16 has protein sequence MDGRHGRTAWTDGMDGRTDGMDGRQGRTDGTDGTDGTDGTDGTDGTDGTDGTDGTDGQRDQDGRQGRTDGRDGRTAGTDGRDGRQGQTEGSRLLGMDGRQGRTAGTDRGIKGVDGRHGLMDDRDRDNCACFTDTLNWLNSSNVLVGRRQTFSTVARIWLLSGGDAINPSEQIANEPAACPRGHLETTNFVIRCCV, from the exons atggacggacggcatggacggacggcatggacggacggcatggacggacggacggacggcatggacggacggcagggacggacgg acggcacggacggcacggacggcacggacggcacggacggcacggacggcacggacggcacggacggcacggacggcacggacggacagagggatcaag atggacggcagggacggacggacggcagggacggacggacggcagggacggacggcagggacggacggcagggacagacggagggatcaa gacttttgggcatggacggacggcagggacggacggcagggacagacagagggatcaag GGcgtggacggacggcacggactgaTGGACGACAGGGACAGAGACAACTGCG CGTGCTTCACGG acactctgaattggctcaattcttcaaacgttttggttggaaggag gcaaaccttttctacagtcgccaggatttggttgctctcgggaggagatgccataaatccatcagagcagattgccaacgaacctgccgcatgtccccgaggacatctcgagacgaccaatttcgtcatacgctgctgtgtatga